A genomic stretch from Theobroma cacao cultivar B97-61/B2 chromosome 4, Criollo_cocoa_genome_V2, whole genome shotgun sequence includes:
- the LOC18602860 gene encoding myosin-6 isoform X5: MASQVAPSNIIVGSHVWVEDAEVAWIDGEVKEINGEEIKVNCTSEKTIVTKTSSVYPKDPEFPSCGVDDMTKLAYLHEPGVLQNLRCRYDINEIYTYTGNILIAVNPFRRLPHLYDNHMMEQYKGAALGELSPHPFAVADSAYRQMINEGISQSILVSGESGAGKTESTKMLMRYLAYMGGRANKEGERSVEQKVLESNPVLEAFGNAKTVRNNNSSRFGKFVELQFDQRGRISGAAIRTYLLERSRVCQVSDPERNYHCFYMLCAAPPEDVEKYQLGNPRTFHYLNQSNCYELDGLDDSKEYLDTRRAMDVVGISQAEQDAIFRVVAAILHLGNVEFAKGQETDAAEPKDDKSRFHLKTAAQLFMCDKKSLEDSLCKRVIVTRDESITKSLDPDAAAVSRDALAKIVYSKLFDWLVDKINVSIGQDPESKFLIGVLDIYGFESFKTNSFEQFCINLTNEKLQQHFNQHVFKMEQEEYKKEAIDWSYIEFIDNQDILDLIEKKPGGIIALLDEACMFPRSTHETFAQKLYQTFKDHKRFSKPKLARTDFTICHYAGDVTYQTELFLDKNKDYVVPEHQALLGASECSFVSSLFPPLPEESSKSSKFSSIGSRFKQQLQALLEILSATEPHYIRCVKPNNALKPAIFENNNVLQQLRCGGVMEAIRISCAGFPSRKMFREFIGRFAILAPEVLHGSGSYNEVTASKRILEKGNLSGYQIGKTKVFLRAGQMAELDARRSEVLGRSASVIQRKVRTYLGRKRFMLLRLSAIQIQALCSGQVTRHQYERMRREAACLNIQKHSRKFLARKAYRRLYFSAVSIQAGMRGMTARNELLFRKQTRAATVIQSHCRRFLARLYFLRLKKAAIATQCAWRVRVARRDLRKLKMAAKETGALQEAKSKLEKQVEELTWRLQLEKRMRVDLEESKNQENAKLQSALQKMQVEFQETKELLIKEREAAKSIAEKVPVIQEVPVIDDELMNKLTAENEQLKALLSSLEHKIDETERKYEETNKLSEERLKQALEAESKIIELKTAMQRLEERILDMETEDQILRQQALLSAPSRKMSEHLSIATSAPLENGHHAQLSSGPSKTFGREDSKLRRSHIERQQENVDALIKCVTQNLGYSQEKPVAAFTIYKCLLHWRSFEAERTNVFDRLIQMIGSALEDQDNNDHMAYWLSNTSALLFLLQRSLKSSGSSAAQKPPAPTSFFSRMTQSFRSSSANLPIGVVRQVEAKYPALLFKQQLTAYVEKIYGIIRDNLKKDLSPLISCCIQSGA; this comes from the exons ATGGCCTCACAGGTTGCTCCATCCAATATTATTGTTGGATCTCATGTTTGGGTGGAGGATGCAGAGGTAGCTTGGATAGATGGGGAAGTGAAAGAAATCAATGGGGAAGAGATTAAAGTAAACTGTACATCAGAGAAGACG ATTGTGACCAAGACATCTAGCGTCTATCCAAAGGATCCTGAATTTCCTTCATGCGGTGTTGATGATATGACGAAGCTAGCATATTTACATGAACCTGGGGTTTTGCAGAATTTAAGATGCAGATACGATATTAACGAAATATAT ACTTACACAGGAAACATATTGATTGCTGTAAATCCTTTTCGAAGACTGCCACATTTATATGACAATCACATGATGGAACAATACAAAGGGGCAGCTTTGGGTGAGCTGAGCCCACATCCATTTGCTGTTGCAGATTCTGCCTACAG ACAGATGATTAATGAGGgaataagccaatcaattttgGTAAGTGGGGAAAGTGGAGCTGGTAAAACAGAGAGTACAAAGATGCTTATGCGCTATCTAGCTTATATGGGAGGGAGAGCTAACAAGGAAGGGGAGCGGTCTGTAGAGCAGAAGGTCTTGGAG TCTAATCCTGTTCTGGAAGCATTTGGCAATGCGAAGACTGTCAGAAACAATAATTCAAG CCGCTTTGGCAAGTTTGTGGAACTTCAGTTCGATCAAAGGGGTAGAATTTCTGGAGCTGCAATCAGGACTTATTTGCTAGAACGATCTCGTGTTTGCCAAGTGTCTGATCCAGAGAGAAACTATCATTGCTTTTATATGCTTTGTGCTGCACCGCCGGAG GATGTTGAGAAGTACCAATTGGGAAATCCACgaacttttcattatttaaaccAGTCAAATTGTTATGAGCTGGATGGTTTAGATGATTCCAAGGAGTATCTTGATACTAGGAGAGCTATGGATGTTGTTGGGATCAGTCAGGCAGAGCAG GATGCAATATTCCGAGTCGTGGCTGCAATTCTACATTTAGGAAATGTTGAGTTTGCAAAGGGACAGGAAACAGATGCTGCTGAACCTAAGGATGATAAATCTCGGTTCCATTTAAAAACTGCAGCTCAACTATTCAT GTGTGATAAAAAGTCTCTTGAAGACTCCTTGTGTAAACGTGTTATTGTGACTCGTGATGAGAGCATTACAAAATCGCTTGATCCAGATGCAGCAGCTGTCAGTAGAGATGCCTTGGCCAAAATtgtttattcaaaattatttgacTG GCTCGTGGACAAGATAAATGTTTCTATTGGTCAGGATCCGGAATCAAAATTCTTGATTGGTGTTCTGGATATTTATGGATTTGAGAGTTTCAAGACAAACAG TTTTGAGCAATTTTGTATCAATTTGACAAATGAAAAGCTGCAGCAGCATTTTAATCAG CATGTTTTTAAGATGGAGCAGGAGGaatataaaaaggaagcaaTTGACTGGAGTTACATAGAATTTATTGATAATCAAGATATTCTTGACCTTATTGAAAAG AAACCTGGTGGCATCATAGCTCTTCTCGATGAGGCTTG TATGTTTCCCAGATCAACACATGAGACATTTGCGCAAAAGCTTTATCAGACTTTTAAAGACCATAAGCGCTTCAGTAAGCCTAAGTTGGCACGTACAGACTTCACCATTTGTCATTATGCTGGTGAT GTGACTTACCAGACTGAGCTCTTCCTGGATAAGAACAAAGATTATGTTGTTCCAGAGCATCAAGCTCTACTGGGTGCTTCAGAGTGCTCTTTTGTATCAAGCTTGTTTCCTCCTTTACCTGAGGAATCTTCCAAATCATCAAAGTTTTCCTCGATAGGTTCCCGCTTCAAG CAACAACTCCAAGCTTTGCTTGAGATTTTAAGTGCCACTGAACCACACTACATTCGTTGTGTAAAGCCAAATAATGCTCTTAAGCCAGcaatatttgaaaacaataatgTACTACAACAACTTCGTTGTGGG GGAGTGATGGAGGCAATTAGAATTAGTTGTGCTGGATTTCCCTCTCGAAAGATGTTTCGTGAATTTATAGGTCGGTTTGCCATATTGGCTCCAGAAGTTCTCCATGGGAG TGGTAGCTATAATGAGGTCACTGCTAGCAAGAGGATTCTGGAGAAGGGTAACCTCAGTGGTTATCAG ATTGGTAAAACAAAAGTTTTTCTCAGGGCTGGTCAGATGGCTGAACTAGATGCACGTCGAAGTGAGGTTTTAGGAAGATCGGCAAGTGTTATACAGAGAAAAGTCCGTACATATTTGGGTCGTAAACGCTTTATGTTGTTGCGGTTATCCGCCATACAAATTCAAGCCTTGTGTAGTG GACAAGTGACACGCCATCAGTATGAGAGGATGAGAAGAGAAGCTGCTTGTTTGAATATTCAAAAACATTCGCGCAAGTTTCTTGCAAGGAAAGCTTACAGGAGGTTGTACTTCTCAGCTGTTTCCATTCAAGCAGGTATGCGTGGGATGACTGCTCGTAATGAGCTTCTGTTCAGGAAGCAGACAAGAGCTGCAACTGTAATTCAG AGTCATTGTCGACGATTCTTGGCCAGGCTTTATTTTCTGAGGTTAAAGAAAGCAGCAATTGCCACACAATGTGCCTGGAGAGTAAGAGTTGCACGTAGAGACTTACGGAAACTAAAAATG GCTGCCAAGGAAACTGGTGCTCTCCAAGAAGCCAAAAGTAAGCTGGAAAAGCAAGTTGAAGAACTAACGTGGCGCTTGCAGCTGGAAAAACGAATGAGG GTTGACCTTGAGGAATCCAAAAACCAGGAAAATGCAAAGTTGCAATCTGCTTTGCAGAAGATGCAAGTTGAGTTTCAGGAAACAAAGGAGTTGCTAATCAAGGAGCGTGAAGCTGCAAAGAGCATTGCTGAAAAAGTTCCTGTCATTCAGGAGGTCCCTgttattgatgatgaattgatgaATAAACTAACTGCTGAAAATGAACAGCTGAAG GCTCTACTAAGTTCATTAGAACACAAAATTGATGAAACAGAGAGGAAATATGAAGAAACAAACAAGCTTAGTGAAGAGCGGCTAAAGCAGGCTTTGGAGGCAGAGTCGAAGATAATTGAGCTAAAAACTGCAATGCAGAG GCTCGAGGAGAGGATTTTGGACATGGAAACTGAGGACCAGATTTTGCGACAGCAAGCATTGCTGAGTGCACCTAGTAGAAAAATGTCAGAGCATTTGTCAATTGCGACATCTGCA CCTCTGGAAAATGGTCATCAT GCACAACTGAGTTCTGGTCCATCAAAAACGTTTGGTAGAGAAGATAGTAAATTGAGAAGATCCCATATTGAAAGGCAACAA GAGAATGTAGACGCTCTAATCAAATGTGTAACACAGAATCTTGGATACAGTCAAGAAAAGCCTGTTGCAGCATTTACGATATACAAATGCCTTCTCCACTGGAGATCATTTGAAGCAGAAAGGACAAATGTATTTGATCGTCTTATTCAGATGATTGGCTCTGCATTAGAG GATCAGGACAACAATGATCACATGGCTTATTGGCTGTCGAACACATCTGCATTATTGTTTTTGCTTCAACGAAGTTTGAAATCCTCTGGTTCAAGTGCAGCACAGAAACCTCCTGCTCCAACATCATTCTTTTCAAGGATGACCCAA AGTTTTCGTTCGTCTTCTGCCAATCTTCCAATTGGTGTAGTGCGCCAGGTTGAGGCCAAGTATCCAGCTCTGCTTTTTAAGCAGCAGCTCACAGCATATGTAGAAAAGATATATGGAATCATTAGAGACAACCTGAAGAAGGACTTGTCGCCACTTATTTCTTGTTGTATTCAG TCAGGTGCCTAG